From Pigmentibacter ruber, a single genomic window includes:
- a CDS encoding DNA-processing protein DprA, protein MIFNNECSTLTSEELWFLQTNLSIKELNRVQNFLSNHFNYNSSSYSLEKITKKCNLNINFECIDKKESNKKIIPYYHLEKIIHRKWEHPCLLAYQYCGNLQILEKPKIGIIGSRKPTFYGRKIAADFSKELTIAGNTIISGGAIGIDSIANSVAFEYGSSCAIVGSGLNQLYPASNINLFNKMMNSENALIMSEFHQYSGAKKWNFPRRNISIAAICDFLLVVEAGKTSGSLITAHAALDLGCHVGAIPGDITSSNSDGCNQLIKNGAYCIQSPKDVLDIINSLSYLYS, encoded by the coding sequence ATGATTTTTAATAATGAGTGCTCAACTTTAACTAGTGAAGAGTTATGGTTTTTGCAAACAAATTTAAGTATTAAAGAATTAAATAGGGTTCAAAATTTTCTCTCAAACCATTTTAATTACAATTCAAGCTCATATAGTTTAGAAAAAATAACTAAAAAATGCAATTTAAATATCAATTTCGAATGTATTGATAAAAAAGAATCTAATAAAAAAATTATTCCCTATTATCATCTAGAAAAAATAATTCATAGAAAATGGGAGCATCCTTGTTTACTTGCATATCAATATTGCGGAAATTTACAAATTTTAGAAAAACCAAAAATCGGTATCATTGGATCTAGAAAACCAACATTTTATGGCAGAAAAATAGCTGCGGATTTTTCTAAAGAACTTACAATTGCAGGAAATACTATTATTTCAGGGGGCGCCATAGGAATCGATTCTATTGCAAATTCTGTTGCATTTGAATATGGAAGTTCTTGTGCAATTGTAGGGTCTGGATTAAATCAATTATATCCAGCCTCAAATATCAATTTATTTAATAAAATGATGAATTCAGAGAATGCTTTAATTATGAGTGAATTTCATCAATATAGTGGAGCAAAAAAATGGAATTTTCCACGAAGGAATATATCAATTGCTGCAATATGTGATTTTTTATTGGTAGTTGAAGCTGGTAAAACAAGTGGAAGTTTAATTACAGCGCATGCCGCTTTAGATTTAGGTTGTCACGTGGGAGCTATTCCAGGTGATATAACTAGCTCAAATAGTGATGGTTGCAATCAACTTATAAAAAACGGGGCTTATTGTATACAATCACCAAAAGATGTCTTAGATATAATAAATTCTCTTAGCTATCTATATTCTTAG